A region of the Deltaproteobacteria bacterium genome:
GGCGGAGCAGCTGGCCGACGCCATCGGCCGCCTCCAGACCTACGAGGCCGCGAGCGCCGACGGGCTCTTCGCACCCGGCCTGGCCGACCCCGAGGCGATCGCGCGCGTCGTGGGCGCCGTCCACCGCCCGCTCAACGTCATGGCCTTCGCCGGCGTGCCGCCGGTGAAGGAGCTGGAGCGCCTCGGCGTGGCGCGCGTGAGCGTCGGGGCCGGGCCGATGCGGGCGACCCTGGCGCTCACGCGGCGCATCGCCGAGGAGCTGCTGCGCCAGGGGACCTACCAGGGCTTCCTCCGCGACACGCTCTCGCACGCCGAGGTGAACGGGATGTTCGGGCGGAGGTAGCGGTCGGGTTCACGGGCGGGGTTCGCTCTCCGGCACGCCGAGCGCCGCCGCCAGGGCACGCACCTGGCCCTGGATCAGCCGCACGTTGCGTGGCCCCATGCGGAGGAAATGCTTCTGGGCCGCGCTCAGCGCCTCCAGCCGGGGATCGGCGAAGGCGTAGGAGACGACCTTGGGGTGAAGCTCGATGTCGCCGTCGACGACGGGTGTGACGAGGAGCGCGTGGATGGTCTTCGCCAGCGCATCGTCGAAGCGGCCGGGATGCCCGAGCTCACGCCAGGCGTCCTCGCACAGCGGCTGGAGCTGGCGGTACCGCGCGACGGAGCGTTGTGCATCGAGCGAGGCGACGACGTCGGCGACGGCGTCGTACCGCTGGTAGCTCCTGGGATCGACGTACGGGCGTCCGTTGCGCGTGACGGTCTGGAAGGTCGCTTCGGGAGCCAGGAAGAGCAGGTGAGGGCGCGGGCTCGTCCCCTCCGCGATGTTGTCGACCGCGGCAACGAAGCGCTGGATCAGCCGGTCGACGGAGAGCCAGCGGGACAGCCCGGGATCCGAGGAGAGGCCCCCCGCCAGCTCTCGCACCACCGCGTCGCTCTCGGCGAGCGGCGGCAGCGTCGTCCCGGGCACGCTCTCCGGCGGCGTCGTGGTCGGCTCCGGGCTGGTCGGTGCGACCGCGGTGCCCGGCACCGGGACGGGAGAGACAGCCTCGGGCGCGGGTGGACTGACCTCCGGCTGCCCGCGCAGGAACAGGACATAGGCGCCGACGCCGAGAGCGACGAGCGCGAGCGCAGCGACCCACCATCCGGAGGACGTCCTCCGCCTCATCGACTTCCCTTCAGGCCTAACGGAGCAGCGCCGTCAAGCAGCGGCTCGCGGCGTGAGGCCGTTCCCGCTGCTACCTCTCGACGGCCCGCCACGCCACGATCTCCGGCTCCACCCCCGCCGGCGCCGAGAGCGTCGCCTCGACGGCCCGACGGACCGCCCCGACGCCGCCCACGGCCCGCACCGTGTAGTGCTGCCCGCGCGGCGTGAGAACGAGGCGGACGGCGTCGGGGGCGTCGGGGAGCAGCGCCGCGCTGTCCTCGCCCGCGAGCGGCCGTCGCGCGCGCTCGGCGAGGAGCCGATCGACCGCCGCCACGTCCTGCACCACCGCGAGCAGCACCTCGCGCGAGGCTGTGTTGGGATTGACCGCATGCTCGTCGGCGACGGCCACGAAGGGCCTGAGCCGCGCCAGCGCCGCGGCATCGATCCCACGCACGAGCGCCAGCTCCCCCACGCTGGCGAACGGCGCGTTCCGCGGCACGAGCGGCGGCGCCTGCGCCAGATACCACTCCCGCTCGGCGCCATGCGGGCGCGGCGTGTCGTCGGCGTCGGTCCAGTCGGCGAGCGCGTCGGCCAGGCGGGGATCGAGGCCGAGGAGCGTGAGCAGCCGGGGCACCGCGTCCGCCAGCTCCGGCGCGTTGAGGTCGAGGCGGCGGGCCTCGTCCTCGACGTGCACCTCGACCCAGCCGGCGCCGAGCGGCTGGCGGCCCACGCCGACCGCCCACGGCGCGCGGAGCGTGTCGGGCGTCCCGGCAGCGCCCGTCTCGGCGAGCACGACGGCCGCGACGGCGACGCCGGAGCGCGCGAGGGCCTGCGCCTGGAGCGCGGCGAGCGACTTCTCGGCGAGGCGCTCGTCGAGCGCGCTCGTCTCCGCCAGGCCGAGCGCCAGCACGCTCATCAGCGCGAGCGCCGTGACCGCGGCCACGAGCGCCAGGCCGCTCTCACGCCGGCGGCACACGGATCATCTCCATCACCTCGCAGGCCGTCCCGCCCGCCTCCGGGTAGACGCGCACGCGCACCTCGCGCAGCGCCGGGTGCAGCGTGCGCCGGACCTCGCGCTCGAAGCGGAGGCCGCCGGGCCGCACGCCGTCGCTCCGGCCCGGCTCGGGCGGCTGCACCTCCGCCTCGGCGAGGAGCGCCTGCGCGAGCAGCATGGCGCGGGTCGTCCGCCCGTCGGCCGTCACGGTCGCGACGCTCCGCGCGAGGAGGCGCTGGAGCGCGGTCACGCCGACGGCGAGGATGACGAGCGCCACCAGCACCTCGAGGAGGGTGATGCCGCGGCGCCGCCTCACGGTGCTGCCTCGAAGCGGGGCGCATCGATCGTCCCGGTGAGGGCGACGCGGCGCGCGTCGGTACCGTCGGCCGACGCCGGCAGGTCGGCGATCAACCGCCGCAGGCCCGGGGACGTGTCGGGGCCCGGCGCGAGCGTCAGGTGAACGTCGAGCGCGCTCCGCCCGAGCGGGCTCGCGAGCCGCACCGACCCCGCGCCCTTCGCCTCGACGCCGGCGCCGTGGGCGGTGATGCCAGTCAGTAGGAGCCGCCCGCCGGCGAGGTCCCACCCCACGGTGGCGTCGATCGGCACCGCCTCGGGGCCGACGAGGAAACGCGCCGCGGTCGGCCACGTCATGCCGCGCACGTCGAGCCTGCCCCCGGCAGATGTGGCCTCCAGCGTCGCCGCACCCTCGGTCGCGCCGCCGACGCGCTCGCCGCCGACCTTGAGCGTCGGCATGCGCGCGAGGTCGAGGTCGTGCCACTCGAGGAGAGTCACCCGGCGGTCGACCACCGCGGTGAACGTGCCGCCATACGCAGCCCCGGTCACGCGCCAGGGGCGTCCCGCCGGATCGTCGATGAAGCCCAGCAGGGACGGGCGCGCGACGAGCCAGTCGGCGACCGCGAGCCGGTAGCCCTCGGCGTCGCGGAGGGTAGCCGGTGCGAGCCTGACCCCCCAGGGCCGGAGCGTCGCGTGGTCGATTTCCAGGCGCGGGCCGCCGGGCGGGAGCGCGCGTGCCAGCGCCCAGCGCACGAGCGCGTCGGTCGGGAAGGTGAGCGCGACGACACCGGCGAAGATCGCGCCCGCGACCAGGATGCGGGCGAGCCTCACGGCGCAGCGTGGAGCTCGGCCACCTCGACCGTGGCGTCGAAGTGCCCGGGGTCATCGGGGTGCTTGCGCAGCTCGAGGCGCACGGCGTGGAGCGGCGGGTCCGCCGTCTCGAGCCGGTGGAGGAGGCGCACCGTGTCGCCGAGCGAGGCGCCACGCAGGCCGAGCGTCACGCGCTCCTCGGCGAGCCCGTCCGCGACCGGGCCGGCGGCGGGCGTCATGTTGGCGATCCGCTCGCGCCCGACGGCGTCGGCGGCGGCGGCTTCCAGGCGCGCGAGCAGCGCCGGCGCGTCGGCCGCGCCGCTGGCGGCCGGCGCGCCGCGGCGGAGCGCGGCTGCGGCGCGCCGCACGGCGGCCAGCTCGCGCTCGTGCCCGGCGACACGCGCGCCGAGCGTCGCCAGGTCGTCGCGCACGGCGAGCGCGCCGCGCGCGACGAGGGCGAGGGCGGCCGCGGTGGCCGCCGCCGCGACGAGCGTCCGCTCCCG
Encoded here:
- a CDS encoding DUF3014 domain-containing protein; translated protein: MRRRTSSGWWVAALALVALGVGAYVLFLRGQPEVSPPAPEAVSPVPVPGTAVAPTSPEPTTTPPESVPGTTLPPLAESDAVVRELAGGLSSDPGLSRWLSVDRLIQRFVAAVDNIAEGTSPRPHLLFLAPEATFQTVTRNGRPYVDPRSYQRYDAVADVVASLDAQRSVARYRQLQPLCEDAWRELGHPGRFDDALAKTIHALLVTPVVDGDIELHPKVVSYAFADPRLEALSAAQKHFLRMGPRNVRLIQGQVRALAAALGVPESEPRP
- a CDS encoding prepilin-type N-terminal cleavage/methylation domain-containing protein — encoded protein: MTPGTSTPRSRWPSSTLRREARPHPGRGRDLRRCRRAHLPDRRARALGAGTRAPARRPAPGNRPRDAPALGGQARTGYPPRRRGLPARGRRLARRAPVPAGLHRRSGGTPLARDRGCVWRHVHRGGRPPGDSPRVARPRPRAHADAQGRRRARRRRDRGCGDAGGHICRGQARRARHDVADRGAFPRRPRGGADRRHRGVGPRRRAAPTDWHHRPRRRRRGEGRGVGAAREPARAERARRSPDARAGPRHVPGPAAVDRRPAGVGRRYRRAPRRPHRDDRCAPLRGSTVRRRRGITLLEVLVALVILAVGVTALQRLLARSVATVTADGRTTRAMLLAQALLAEAEVQPPEPGRSDGVRPGGLRFEREVRRTLHPALREVRVRVYPEAGGTACEVMEMIRVPPA
- a CDS encoding general secretion pathway protein GspK, with the protein product MCRRRESGLALVAAVTALALMSVLALGLAETSALDERLAEKSLAALQAQALARSGVAVAAVVLAETGAAGTPDTLRAPWAVGVGRQPLGAGWVEVHVEDEARRLDLNAPELADAVPRLLTLLGLDPRLADALADWTDADDTPRPHGAEREWYLAQAPPLVPRNAPFASVGELALVRGIDAAALARLRPFVAVADEHAVNPNTASREVLLAVVQDVAAVDRLLAERARRPLAGEDSAALLPDAPDAVRLVLTPRGQHYTVRAVGGVGAVRRAVEATLSAPAGVEPEIVAWRAVER